The following coding sequences are from one Synechococcus sp. HK05 window:
- a CDS encoding 5-formyltetrahydrofolate cyclo-ligase, whose protein sequence is MTASAASTKAELRRLYREQRLQHQPAAEAGMQTAALALAEQLRGEQQLGLYWPLKGEADLRHLADHPDLRNRLALPRVERGQLRYRHWQPGAALSPDETGIPAPEHRPDLDASALGLLLAPALAFDQRGIRLGYGGGWFDRLRSDPQWQAIPALAVLSSSCLVAELPREPWDVPFAGWLDEQGIHWLQAV, encoded by the coding sequence ATGACGGCCAGCGCCGCCAGCACCAAAGCCGAGCTGCGCCGGTTGTATCGCGAGCAACGGCTGCAGCATCAACCCGCAGCCGAAGCCGGCATGCAAACGGCTGCCCTGGCTCTGGCCGAGCAACTACGAGGCGAGCAACAACTCGGGCTCTACTGGCCTCTCAAGGGCGAGGCCGACCTCAGGCATCTGGCCGATCACCCAGATCTGCGCAACCGCCTGGCCCTGCCTCGCGTGGAGCGCGGGCAACTGCGCTACCGGCACTGGCAACCGGGCGCGGCCCTCAGCCCCGACGAAACAGGGATTCCCGCTCCAGAACACCGGCCAGATCTGGACGCCAGCGCCCTGGGGCTACTGCTGGCCCCTGCCCTGGCCTTCGACCAGCGCGGAATCCGCCTGGGCTATGGCGGCGGCTGGTTTGATCGCCTGCGCAGCGATCCGCAATGGCAGGCCATTCCCGCCCTCGCGGTGCTGTCATCCAGCTGCCTGGTGGCCGAGCTGCCGCGGGAGCCCTGGGATGTGCCCTTTGCCGGTTGGCTGGATGAGCAGGGCATTCATTGGTTGCAAGCTGTTTAA
- the petG gene encoding cytochrome b6-f complex subunit V produces the protein MIEPLLCGIVLGLIPVTLTGLFVAAWNQYRRGSALGG, from the coding sequence ATGATCGAACCCCTGCTCTGCGGCATCGTGCTCGGTCTGATTCCCGTGACCCTCACCGGCCTGTTTGTGGCCGCCTGGAACCAGTACCGCCGCGGCAGCGCTCTGGGCGGCTGA
- a CDS encoding DUF3370 domain-containing protein, with protein sequence MILPLLLAATPAAATPAPPAPILRPQTVAPLPGGLDQVLLVNDNNPELISGPGILLSTFPGNGRPKPDAHLDVALNGRFDLFSHHVYAGKPDSLDSTLWLAVVAEPRGSQPVTLQLLGGSTALSQATDKQQPDAPFLPLPALMPQDGHVYSGPGSRVATELLARQRNTLLPERWTLPPGRVSTLIVLPLPVKGLDPLLNGRNLQLRLQSSGPLSLATLAAYGNGDQPPAATTWAELLKGGLSPKEHQPTPRGARGRMVYSRVSGVQIGSIWNGTITDPGKPYLSTSRAPISWPIASLERGSLGTGQVQTAELKAFYPGTAWAAHGNYGVEYNLAIPLRNTSTKPVQLELAFESPLKSDQAQGGLRFNPEPGKSVMFRGTVEASGLDGDNGATAGRRSFHLVQRVGQQGPALGTVSLAPGASRDLRVRLIYPADATPPQVLSLLPVKQSPEQTASPH encoded by the coding sequence ATGATCCTGCCCTTGCTGCTGGCGGCTACTCCAGCTGCCGCTACCCCTGCGCCCCCCGCGCCGATCCTGCGCCCCCAGACCGTGGCGCCCCTGCCCGGCGGCCTGGATCAGGTGCTGCTGGTGAACGACAACAACCCGGAACTGATCAGCGGGCCGGGGATCTTGCTCTCCACGTTCCCGGGCAACGGGCGTCCGAAGCCCGATGCCCATCTCGATGTGGCGCTGAACGGACGCTTTGATCTGTTCAGCCACCATGTGTATGCCGGCAAGCCGGACAGCCTCGATTCCACCCTCTGGCTCGCGGTGGTGGCTGAACCGCGCGGCAGCCAACCGGTGACGCTGCAACTGCTGGGTGGCTCAACGGCGCTCTCGCAGGCCACCGACAAGCAGCAACCCGATGCCCCCTTCCTGCCCCTGCCGGCCCTGATGCCGCAGGACGGCCATGTGTACAGCGGACCCGGCAGCCGCGTGGCCACCGAACTCCTGGCCCGCCAGCGCAACACGCTGCTGCCAGAGCGCTGGACACTGCCCCCCGGTCGCGTCAGCACACTGATCGTGTTGCCCCTGCCGGTGAAGGGCCTCGACCCCTTGCTAAACGGCCGCAATCTGCAGCTGCGTCTGCAGAGCTCAGGCCCCCTCAGCCTGGCCACCCTGGCGGCCTACGGCAACGGTGATCAACCCCCAGCCGCAACCACCTGGGCCGAGCTGCTCAAGGGGGGCCTCAGCCCCAAGGAGCATCAGCCCACCCCCCGCGGTGCTCGCGGCCGGATGGTGTACTCCCGCGTAAGCGGTGTGCAGATCGGCAGCATCTGGAACGGCACAATCACCGACCCCGGCAAGCCCTACCTCTCCACCAGCCGCGCCCCGATCTCCTGGCCGATCGCCTCACTGGAGCGCGGCAGCCTCGGCACCGGCCAGGTGCAGACGGCTGAGCTCAAAGCTTTCTACCCCGGCACCGCTTGGGCCGCCCACGGCAACTACGGCGTGGAATACAACCTGGCGATTCCGCTGCGAAACACCAGCACCAAACCGGTGCAACTGGAACTGGCGTTTGAATCGCCGCTGAAAAGTGATCAGGCCCAGGGCGGCCTGCGCTTCAATCCCGAGCCCGGCAAGTCGGTGATGTTCCGCGGCACGGTGGAGGCCAGTGGGCTCGACGGTGACAACGGTGCAACCGCCGGCCGGCGCAGTTTCCATCTGGTGCAACGGGTGGGGCAGCAGGGGCCGGCCCTTGGCACGGTGAGCCTGGCGCCTGGGGCCAGCCGTGATCTGCGCGTGCGCCTGATCTATCCAGCCGATGCCACGCCGCCTCAGGTGCTGAGCCTGCTGCCTGTGAAACAATCCCCCGAACAGACCGCTTCTCCTCACTGA
- a CDS encoding TIGR00730 family Rossman fold protein, with protein sequence MEQSPLQALDQELQNHPQRRAIERSIVSLLEIAKGSTDADEWRLINGALADIRDGLSVFAPHRQTRKVTVFGSARTTNDEPAYRLAQELAVEAVARGFEVMTGAGGGIMEAANSGAGCENSIGLNVDLPFEQHANRFVNACDGRLLHFRYFFTRKLFFLRESDALVVMPGGFGTFDELFESLTLIQTGRTPPIPLVMLAPSGDHFWPDWLQDIQQDLASRGLISPEDTSLLKQASTAAEAMQHICHFYRVFHTAQFAEDRMELLLHSALPTTTVADLNREFDELVDEGSLSQGESCDSNGILRPCLRFHLDRRRVGLLYQLIDRLNDLPLEVAPAIEQPGQRIRSSLTCP encoded by the coding sequence ATGGAGCAGAGCCCCCTTCAGGCCCTCGATCAGGAGCTGCAGAACCATCCGCAGCGGCGCGCGATCGAGCGCAGCATCGTGAGCCTGCTGGAGATCGCCAAGGGCAGCACCGATGCGGATGAATGGCGGCTGATCAACGGCGCCCTGGCCGATATTCGCGATGGCCTGAGCGTGTTTGCCCCCCATCGCCAGACCCGCAAGGTCACCGTGTTTGGCTCGGCGCGAACCACGAACGACGAACCGGCCTACCGGCTCGCCCAGGAGCTGGCGGTGGAAGCCGTGGCCCGGGGCTTCGAGGTGATGACCGGCGCCGGCGGCGGCATCATGGAGGCCGCCAATAGCGGCGCCGGCTGCGAGAACAGCATCGGCCTCAATGTGGATCTGCCGTTTGAGCAGCATGCCAACCGCTTCGTGAATGCCTGCGACGGCCGGCTGCTGCACTTCCGCTACTTCTTCACCCGCAAACTGTTTTTCCTGCGCGAAAGCGATGCCCTGGTGGTGATGCCGGGCGGCTTCGGCACGTTTGATGAGCTGTTTGAATCCCTCACCCTGATCCAAACCGGCCGCACACCACCGATCCCGCTGGTGATGCTCGCCCCCAGCGGCGACCACTTCTGGCCCGACTGGCTGCAAGACATCCAACAAGACTTGGCCAGCCGCGGCCTGATCTCCCCAGAAGACACCAGCCTTCTCAAACAGGCCAGCACAGCCGCCGAGGCGATGCAGCACATCTGCCACTTCTATCGGGTGTTCCACACAGCGCAATTCGCCGAAGACCGGATGGAACTGCTGCTGCACAGCGCGCTTCCCACCACCACGGTGGCAGATCTCAACCGCGAGTTTGATGAGCTGGTGGATGAGGGCAGCCTCAGCCAGGGCGAAAGCTGTGACAGCAACGGCATCCTGCGGCCCTGCCTGCGTTTTCACCTCGATCGCCGCCGGGTGGGTCTGCTCTATCAATTGATTGATCGGCTCAACGATCTCCCGCTGGAGGTGGCACCGGCGATCGAGCAACCTGGCCAGAGGATTCGCTCCTCCCTCACCTGCCCATGA
- a CDS encoding GuaB3 family IMP dehydrogenase-related protein → MEIQLGRSRTVRRAYGIDEIALVPGGRTVDPAVTDSSWTLGGVTREIPIIASAMDGVVDVGMCVELTKQGALGVLNLEGVQCRYDDPNPALDRIAAVGKEEFVPLMQELYSQPVREDLIRKRIAEIKERGGIAAVSATPVAALKFGKAIAEAGADLFFVQATVVSTEHIGPEGQESLDLEALCRDFGVPVIIGNCVTYEVALKLMRAGAAGVMVGIGPGAACTSRGVLGIGIPQATSVADCAAARDDYMAESGRYVPIVADGGIVTGGDICKCLACGADAVMIGSPIARAAEAPGRGFHWGMATPSPVLPRGTRIKVGTTGSLEKILRGPASLDDGTQNLLGCIRTSMGTLGARTLKEMQQVEVVVAPSLLTEGKVYQKAQQLGMGK, encoded by the coding sequence GTGGAGATTCAGCTCGGTCGTTCTCGCACTGTTCGCCGCGCCTACGGCATCGATGAGATCGCCCTGGTACCAGGCGGTCGCACCGTGGATCCGGCGGTGACTGACAGCAGCTGGACCCTGGGCGGTGTGACCCGCGAAATCCCGATCATCGCCAGCGCCATGGATGGCGTGGTGGACGTGGGCATGTGCGTGGAACTCACCAAGCAGGGTGCTCTCGGCGTGCTCAACCTCGAGGGCGTGCAATGCCGTTACGACGACCCCAACCCCGCCCTCGACCGCATCGCAGCGGTGGGCAAAGAGGAGTTCGTGCCGCTGATGCAGGAGCTCTACAGCCAGCCGGTGCGGGAAGACCTGATCCGCAAGCGGATCGCAGAGATCAAGGAACGGGGCGGCATTGCGGCGGTAAGCGCAACCCCTGTGGCCGCCCTGAAATTCGGCAAAGCCATCGCCGAAGCCGGCGCTGATCTGTTCTTCGTGCAGGCCACGGTGGTGAGCACCGAGCACATCGGCCCCGAAGGCCAGGAAAGCCTCGATCTCGAGGCCCTCTGCCGCGATTTCGGTGTGCCGGTGATCATCGGCAACTGTGTGACCTATGAGGTGGCCCTCAAGCTGATGCGCGCCGGCGCGGCCGGCGTGATGGTGGGCATCGGCCCCGGCGCCGCCTGCACCAGCCGCGGCGTGCTGGGGATTGGCATTCCTCAGGCCACTTCGGTGGCCGATTGCGCTGCTGCCCGCGACGACTACATGGCCGAGAGCGGCCGCTACGTGCCGATCGTGGCTGATGGCGGCATCGTCACCGGCGGTGACATCTGCAAGTGCCTGGCCTGCGGCGCCGATGCCGTGATGATCGGCTCTCCGATCGCCCGCGCCGCCGAGGCCCCTGGCCGCGGCTTCCACTGGGGCATGGCCACCCCGAGCCCGGTGCTGCCCCGCGGCACCCGCATCAAGGTGGGCACCACCGGCAGCCTCGAGAAAATCCTGCGCGGCCCTGCCTCCCTCGATGACGGCACCCAGAACCTGCTGGGCTGCATCCGCACCTCCATGGGCACCCTCGGTGCCCGCACCCTGAAGGAGATGCAACAGGTGGAAGTGGTGGTGGCGCCTTCACTGCTCACCGAAGGCAAGGTGTATCAGAAGGCCCAGCAACTGGGCATGGGCAAATAG
- a CDS encoding cytochrome c: MISALVLLAAACVVVLALVVLPAARSDPYTRRTLQLSGAADRGEQLFLINCAGCHGIAAQGLVGPNLHGVDSRKNNRQLIQQVVSGRTPPMPRFQPEPQAMADLLAYLHTLT, encoded by the coding sequence TTGATCTCAGCGCTGGTGCTGCTGGCGGCGGCCTGCGTGGTGGTGCTGGCCCTTGTGGTGCTGCCGGCCGCCCGCAGCGACCCTTACACCCGCAGGACCTTGCAACTCAGTGGAGCGGCGGATCGCGGTGAGCAGCTGTTTCTGATCAACTGCGCCGGCTGCCATGGCATCGCCGCCCAGGGGCTGGTAGGCCCCAACCTCCACGGGGTGGACAGCCGCAAGAACAACCGTCAGCTGATTCAGCAGGTGGTGAGCGGCCGCACCCCACCCATGCCGCGCTTCCAGCCCGAACCCCAGGCGATGGCGGATCTACTGGCCTACCTGCACACGCTCACATGA
- a CDS encoding CAAD domain-containing protein, which yields MADAADLKPDSEQQSDPVVQEDNAETTAVESAAAAAVEASATEETTMETAAVAAAEPIAEAETAAAPEPSPAVAEPAEPEPALEVPTVASTIEVPASPQMQAPASDQEGGEWDLLVEKVRAWISSGQLQEQWQAARTPLSLLAGLIAVLLVLRVYSAVLGVLDSIPLLPGLLELAGLVAVVQFSLTRLVRSNDRRQVIEGVKQRWQSFRGRS from the coding sequence ATGGCCGACGCTGCTGATCTCAAGCCTGACAGCGAGCAGCAGAGCGATCCCGTGGTGCAGGAAGACAACGCTGAAACCACGGCTGTGGAATCCGCCGCAGCTGCAGCTGTGGAAGCCTCCGCAACAGAAGAGACCACCATGGAGACCGCAGCCGTTGCGGCGGCCGAGCCCATTGCCGAGGCCGAGACAGCCGCTGCCCCAGAGCCCAGCCCCGCCGTAGCCGAACCGGCTGAACCTGAGCCCGCCCTGGAGGTTCCCACTGTGGCCAGCACCATCGAGGTGCCCGCCAGCCCGCAGATGCAGGCCCCTGCCAGCGATCAGGAGGGTGGCGAATGGGATCTGCTGGTGGAGAAAGTTCGCGCCTGGATCAGCAGCGGACAACTGCAGGAGCAGTGGCAAGCCGCCCGGACACCCCTGAGCCTGCTGGCCGGGTTGATTGCCGTGCTGCTGGTGCTGCGGGTGTATTCGGCCGTGCTGGGGGTGTTGGACAGCATTCCACTGCTGCCCGGGCTGCTCGAGCTGGCGGGCCTCGTGGCCGTGGTGCAATTCAGCCTCACCCGCCTGGTGCGCAGCAATGACCGCCGCCAGGTGATCGAGGGTGTGAAGCAGCGCTGGCAGAGCTTCCGCGGCCGCAGCTGA
- a CDS encoding serine hydrolase has protein sequence MSASRPKRSSSTPGWGGPLRLVLRLTVMGIGLGVITGTTLKLLAPQLAGGSKPAAAGKAAAALLPTAQPLPRGMALGRFEPKTELTAVSKKWAQLAARHKDLQASGYLLVLDDGRYAQLQPDKALPAASSIKTPILLAGLEDLDAGKLRWNEPLTLSKEVVGGGAGWMASKPVGTRFPFWEAATEMIRVSDNSATNLLIKRLGGKVALNARFQAMGLTATVVNNWLPDLDGTNTTSSLDLARSIALVDTGEMLSPRARDLFRGVMGTSRTNTLLPLGLLMGLGGDSADPDSALLAHGVTVLNKTGDIGIAYADGGLIELPNGQRAVAAFMVKGPFNDPRSTDLIRAMAAEVARALIGKPGGAAPAASR, from the coding sequence GTGAGCGCGAGCCGCCCCAAACGCTCCAGCAGCACCCCTGGTTGGGGAGGCCCGCTGCGCCTGGTGTTACGGCTCACGGTGATGGGCATCGGCCTGGGGGTGATCACCGGCACCACCTTGAAACTGCTGGCGCCGCAGTTGGCCGGCGGATCCAAGCCAGCGGCCGCCGGCAAGGCTGCAGCGGCCCTGCTGCCCACCGCGCAACCCCTGCCTCGAGGCATGGCCCTGGGACGGTTTGAACCCAAAACCGAGCTCACCGCCGTTAGCAAAAAGTGGGCCCAACTGGCCGCTCGCCACAAAGATCTGCAGGCCAGCGGCTATCTGCTGGTGCTCGACGACGGTCGCTACGCCCAGCTGCAGCCTGACAAAGCCCTGCCCGCCGCCAGCTCGATCAAGACACCGATCCTGCTCGCGGGCCTTGAAGACCTCGATGCCGGCAAGCTGCGCTGGAACGAGCCGCTCACGTTGAGCAAGGAGGTGGTGGGCGGCGGTGCCGGCTGGATGGCCAGCAAGCCCGTGGGCACCCGCTTCCCCTTCTGGGAAGCCGCCACCGAAATGATCCGCGTCAGCGACAACAGCGCCACCAACCTGTTGATCAAGCGACTGGGGGGGAAAGTCGCCCTCAACGCCCGCTTCCAGGCCATGGGCCTCACGGCCACGGTGGTGAACAACTGGCTGCCGGATCTCGATGGCACCAACACCACCAGCTCCCTGGATCTCGCCCGCTCCATCGCCCTGGTGGACACCGGCGAGATGCTCAGCCCCCGCGCGCGCGATCTGTTCCGCGGCGTGATGGGCACCTCCCGCACCAACACCCTGCTGCCCCTGGGATTGCTGATGGGCCTGGGCGGCGATTCCGCTGACCCCGACAGCGCCCTGCTGGCCCACGGCGTGACCGTGCTGAACAAAACCGGCGACATCGGCATCGCCTACGCCGATGGCGGCCTCATCGAACTACCCAACGGTCAGCGGGCCGTGGCCGCTTTCATGGTGAAAGGCCCTTTCAACGATCCGCGCTCCACCGACCTGATCCGCGCCATGGCTGCCGAGGTAGCTCGGGCTCTGATCGGCAAACCCGGCGGCGCCGCACCTGCTGCATCCCGATGA
- the trxA gene encoding thioredoxin has translation MSSAAAVTDASFEQDVLKSDVPVLVDFWAPWCGPCRMVAPIVDEIAKEFEGKIKVFKLNTDENPNVASQYGIRSIPTLMVFKDGQKVDTVVGAVPKTTLSGTIAKYL, from the coding sequence ATGTCCAGCGCCGCAGCCGTCACCGACGCATCCTTCGAGCAAGACGTGCTCAAAAGCGATGTGCCAGTGCTTGTGGATTTCTGGGCCCCCTGGTGTGGCCCCTGCCGCATGGTGGCTCCGATCGTTGACGAGATCGCCAAGGAGTTTGAGGGCAAGATCAAGGTGTTCAAGCTGAACACCGACGAAAACCCCAACGTGGCCAGCCAATACGGCATCCGCAGCATCCCCACCCTGATGGTGTTCAAGGACGGCCAGAAAGTGGACACCGTGGTGGGTGCGGTGCCCAAGACCACTCTCTCCGGCACGATCGCCAAATACCTCTGA
- the rsmD gene encoding 16S rRNA (guanine(966)-N(2))-methyltransferase RsmD, with the protein MSLRLSGGRRLHSPPGESARPTPSRVRLAVMNMLAADLPGCRWLDLFCGSGVMGCEALQRGATAVVAVDEQRSMASTSRSNLELTASGLTPTPDLRVVCQEVVRWLQAGRSAEQQPFDLIYADPPYAAGLYGSVARAVRQGDWLDGHGLLLLECSSTALPACSGEEFEGWELLKQKRYGSSTVLMLSAAA; encoded by the coding sequence ATGAGCCTGCGTCTCAGCGGTGGTCGCCGCCTGCACAGTCCCCCGGGTGAGTCAGCCCGGCCCACGCCATCGCGGGTGCGTCTGGCGGTGATGAACATGCTGGCGGCCGACCTTCCCGGCTGCCGCTGGCTGGATCTGTTCTGCGGCAGCGGTGTGATGGGCTGTGAGGCCTTACAGCGCGGTGCGACAGCTGTGGTGGCGGTGGATGAGCAACGCAGCATGGCCAGCACCAGCCGCAGCAATCTCGAGCTCACCGCCTCGGGCCTCACGCCCACTCCCGACCTGCGGGTGGTGTGCCAAGAGGTGGTGCGCTGGCTGCAGGCGGGCCGCAGCGCAGAGCAGCAACCCTTTGATCTGATCTACGCCGACCCTCCCTATGCCGCGGGGCTCTACGGCTCCGTGGCTAGGGCGGTGCGGCAAGGCGACTGGCTCGATGGCCATGGCTTGCTGCTACTGGAATGCAGCTCAACAGCCCTTCCGGCCTGCTCAGGCGAGGAGTTTGAAGGCTGGGAGCTCTTGAAACAGAAGCGCTATGGCAGCAGCACTGTGTTGATGCTCAGTGCTGCTGCTTGA
- the ruvC gene encoding crossover junction endodeoxyribonuclease RuvC — protein sequence MVILGLDPGLARVGYGVIEVEGTPGRGRQQLLDCGIIRTDPGRSEGERMVEIARDLRQLIRAWRPQLAVVEKFFFYRSSTTISVVQARGVLMMTLARFQIPVAEFPPMQIKLALAGHGHADKDDVLAAVMRELNLDTPPRPDDAADALAAALTGWFQR from the coding sequence ATGGTGATCCTCGGCCTCGACCCCGGCCTGGCGCGGGTGGGCTATGGCGTGATTGAGGTGGAGGGCACCCCGGGCCGCGGCCGCCAGCAGCTGCTCGATTGCGGCATCATCCGCACCGATCCCGGCCGCAGCGAGGGTGAGCGGATGGTGGAGATCGCCCGCGACCTGCGCCAGTTGATCCGCGCCTGGCGGCCTCAGCTGGCCGTGGTGGAGAAGTTTTTCTTCTACCGCTCCAGCACCACGATCTCTGTGGTTCAAGCCCGCGGCGTGCTGATGATGACGCTGGCGCGCTTCCAGATCCCGGTGGCGGAGTTCCCGCCGATGCAGATCAAGCTGGCCCTGGCGGGCCACGGCCACGCCGACAAAGACGATGTGCTCGCCGCGGTGATGCGCGAGCTCAACCTCGACACCCCACCACGCCCCGATGACGCCGCCGATGCCCTGGCCGCAGCGCTCACCGGCTGGTTTCAGCGATGA
- the hisH gene encoding imidazole glycerol phosphate synthase subunit HisH: MSTIGLIDYGMGNLHSVQRAFERLGCRIQAVHTGAEMEGCTALVLPGVGAFDPAMQRLEESGLAEALRHWCDAGGALLGICLGLQLLFEGSDEGTRQGLGLITGHVAALPKQAGHPVPHMGWEPLQPRSPSPLLPPDGQPAWMYFVHSYAAVPSDPACTTAAVTFGEHSITAAVWQGRIGACQFHPEKSSLSGEAMLRRWLAWVNQLG, from the coding sequence ATGAGCACCATCGGCCTGATCGACTACGGCATGGGCAATCTGCACTCGGTGCAGCGAGCCTTTGAACGCCTCGGTTGCCGCATTCAGGCGGTGCACACCGGCGCCGAGATGGAAGGGTGTACGGCATTGGTGCTGCCCGGCGTGGGGGCCTTTGATCCGGCGATGCAGCGCCTCGAGGAATCGGGTCTGGCCGAGGCCCTGCGTCACTGGTGCGATGCAGGTGGAGCGCTGTTGGGCATTTGCCTGGGGCTGCAGCTGCTGTTTGAAGGCAGCGATGAAGGCACGCGGCAAGGGCTCGGCCTCATAACGGGCCATGTGGCCGCCCTGCCCAAACAAGCGGGGCACCCGGTGCCCCACATGGGCTGGGAGCCCCTCCAACCACGGAGCCCCAGCCCGCTGTTGCCACCGGATGGCCAACCCGCCTGGATGTATTTCGTGCATTCCTATGCAGCCGTGCCCAGCGATCCCGCCTGCACCACCGCAGCGGTGACCTTCGGAGAACACAGCATCACCGCCGCCGTTTGGCAGGGCCGCATCGGGGCCTGCCAGTTCCACCCGGAAAAATCGAGCCTCAGCGGCGAAGCGATGCTGCGCCGCTGGCTGGCGTGGGTCAACCAACTCGGATGA
- the bchI gene encoding magnesium chelatase ATPase subunit I has translation MMQARKRRVFPFTAIVGQEEMKLALLLNVIDPRIGGVMIMGDRGTGKSTTIRALADLLPEIDVVAGDPYNSSATDPDLQSAEVRQRAEHGEQLPTEKRQVPMVDLPLGATEDRLCGTIDIEKALSEGVRAFEPGLLAKANRGLLYVDEVNLLDDHLVDVLLDSAASGWNTVEREGVSVRHPARFVLIGSGNPEEGELRPQLLDRFGMSVEVRTVRDPELRVQVVDQRTAFDNDPDGFNNAVQTTQDGLQARVVEAQNRLPHVQIDDDLRIRISAICGELDVDGLRGDIVTNRAARALAAFEGRTEVTEDDVARVAACCLRHRLRKDPLEQIDSGDRVVKVFCKVFERPESSDRGAFELALAA, from the coding sequence CTGATGCAAGCCCGCAAGCGCAGGGTCTTCCCCTTCACCGCCATCGTGGGTCAGGAGGAGATGAAGCTCGCCCTGCTGCTGAACGTGATCGATCCCCGCATTGGCGGCGTGATGATCATGGGCGACCGCGGCACCGGCAAGAGCACCACGATCCGCGCCCTCGCCGATCTGCTGCCGGAGATCGATGTGGTGGCCGGCGACCCCTACAACAGCTCGGCCACCGATCCCGACCTGCAAAGCGCTGAGGTGCGCCAGCGGGCCGAGCACGGCGAACAGCTGCCCACCGAGAAGCGCCAGGTGCCGATGGTGGACCTGCCCCTGGGCGCCACCGAAGACCGCCTCTGCGGCACCATCGACATTGAAAAGGCTCTGAGCGAGGGCGTGCGCGCCTTTGAGCCCGGCCTGCTGGCCAAGGCCAACCGCGGCCTGCTCTACGTGGACGAGGTGAACCTCCTCGACGACCACCTGGTGGACGTGCTGCTGGATTCGGCCGCCTCCGGCTGGAACACCGTGGAGCGCGAGGGCGTGAGCGTGCGCCACCCGGCCCGCTTTGTGCTGATCGGCTCCGGTAACCCCGAAGAAGGCGAACTGCGTCCGCAGCTGCTCGATCGCTTCGGCATGAGCGTGGAGGTGCGCACCGTGCGCGATCCCGAGCTGCGCGTGCAGGTGGTGGATCAGCGCACCGCCTTCGATAACGACCCCGACGGCTTTAACAACGCCGTGCAGACCACCCAGGACGGCCTGCAAGCGCGGGTGGTGGAGGCGCAGAACCGCCTGCCCCACGTGCAGATCGACGACGACCTGCGCATCCGCATCTCCGCCATCTGCGGTGAGCTGGATGTGGACGGCCTGCGCGGCGACATCGTGACCAACCGCGCTGCCCGCGCCCTTGCCGCCTTCGAAGGCCGCACCGAGGTGACCGAAGACGACGTGGCCCGCGTGGCCGCCTGCTGCCTGCGCCACCGCCTGCGCAAGGACCCCCTCGAGCAGATCGACTCCGGCGATCGCGTGGTGAAGGTGTTCTGCAAGGTGTTCGAGCGCCCCGAATCCAGCGATCGCGGCGCCTTCGAACTGGCCCTGGCAGCCTGA
- a CDS encoding RNA methyltransferase, with product MSLAVVLVEPAGPLNVGSVARLCANFAIEQLRLVAPRCDHLGAEARQMAVHGEALLEQARLYPDLATAIADCRRVVATSGRIETESLPLSEPDEALRWLCQTDSRKVDEGPERSNPVAALVFGREDRGLSNAELLQAGRVVRLATSEAYASLNLSHAVAICLHELQTCRTQPQPMAGSPTLCSRGALEATLADAEALLLEVGFLYPHTAAARMAKLRALLQRAQVQEPEVALLRGMVRQLRWAARQGTP from the coding sequence ATGAGCCTGGCGGTTGTGCTCGTGGAGCCTGCCGGCCCGCTCAATGTGGGCAGCGTGGCCCGGCTGTGCGCCAACTTCGCCATTGAGCAGCTGCGGCTGGTGGCGCCCCGCTGCGATCACCTCGGCGCTGAAGCCCGGCAGATGGCCGTGCACGGCGAGGCCCTGCTGGAGCAGGCAAGGCTCTATCCCGACTTAGCCACCGCCATCGCCGACTGCCGCCGGGTGGTGGCCACCAGTGGCCGGATTGAAACCGAGAGCCTCCCGCTCAGCGAGCCCGATGAGGCCTTGCGTTGGCTCTGCCAGACAGACAGCCGCAAGGTCGATGAAGGCCCAGAGCGCTCCAACCCGGTGGCAGCGCTGGTGTTCGGACGCGAAGATCGCGGGCTGAGCAATGCCGAGCTGCTCCAGGCCGGCCGAGTGGTGCGCCTGGCCACCAGCGAGGCCTACGCCTCCCTCAACCTCTCCCACGCGGTGGCGATCTGCCTGCACGAGCTGCAGACCTGCCGCACGCAGCCCCAGCCCATGGCGGGCAGCCCCACGCTCTGCAGCCGCGGCGCCTTGGAGGCAACCCTGGCCGATGCCGAGGCGCTGTTGCTGGAGGTGGGCTTCCTCTATCCCCATACCGCAGCAGCCCGGATGGCCAAGCTGCGGGCGCTGTTGCAGCGAGCCCAGGTGCAGGAGCCCGAGGTGGCCCTGCTGCGCGGCATGGTGCGCCAACTGCGATGGGCAGCTCGGCAAGGGACCCCTTAA